CCTCTAGTAATTCTATGCATACGCCCTTAGCCAGAGGTGGCATTTATCCCACAAACTTGTTTAACAAGACTTCACCATCAtagcattttattatttcaaatgCTTGGGTTTATGTTTACTATAAAATTCACTTCAAAAATAAACCTTCTGAATAGCTATGCCagtttgttttaaattttcataaaagactgcaaactTTGGAAGACCCAATCTTTAAAAGGCAAATGAGCTGTCAAAATGTGCCACCTTGCCAATAAATACAGTATACAAAGGCATACTTTATCAATTCGTGTGAATtagtaaataatatatatCAATAGCAGGGCCAGAAATATTAAATGCCTTGTTTTCTAAaccttttttcaaattttaaaaaattaacagGAATATAAAAATGTGCCCATGtgcttgtaaaaataaagtgtaAATACAATTTTGGAAGACAAGATAAATTTAAACAATAATTAATACTAGCTGGTTATCAGGCATGGAAacatattttcattttatttttaaaggttTGTAAAACAAGGCATCTGAAAAGTATGAATCCACTCAGGTTAAATTGGCTTTATCAGCTGGTAATGACAGCACAACTTCCAAGAGATTACATTGTCTTTAGCTGCATGTATAGTACAATGGTACACTGGTCTGCCAAGTAATATGTTAGACACTTTCTTTATCAGCTTTTTATCTTAACCTGAGATCACCCAAACTGGTATCTGAGTTCTGATGGAAGTGTGTTCCAAGCAATGGCTGTTCATGGTCTACAGGAGTCAGAAACGGGTCATGCACCCTATTCGAGTCCAAATCGTCACGCTGCGAGTATGATATGCTTTGCTTGAGAGATGTAGAGTGTAGGAATGATGGGCTGGCGGGGCTCAGGGTGGGCGAGAGCATACTAGTTTGTTGATATGGCACAGGTCTGTCAAACGTGAACACAGAAGAAGTGTGCTGGGGTATTGTTGGAGGTGAGAAGGGAGGGGATGTCAAGCGTGATTGGCTGGTATGGGAGTTGAGAGGTGAGGTGTATGAGTTGCTTGTTGAAGAAATAGCAATTCCTGGCCACGATCTCTGAGGTGGTGACAGTACAGATTCTATAGAGTGTGATAATGGTCCTGACAACCCATTGCCATGTGTTTTCAGTTCACTGGTGCTCAACATGGAATGGGATGTTGAAAACATTGGGTCCTCACTTAATGTCCATCTTGATTTGACATCCTTTAGTTCACTATCCAAGTTAGATGCTAGTCCAAGGATCTCCCCTTGGTTGGGATGAGTAATCTTTGGTTTTGAGTTCCTTTTTCCTTTAACTTTAGAAGAGCTTTTAGCCTTGCTGTTCAAGGGTGATGATTTCCCTTTCAGGGCGTTCTTACTTAACACGATTTGTTCACTGTTTAGTGGGGGATTTGTTCTGGCTGGGATCTCTGTGGAGGTCACAACAGATACTGGAACAGAAGATATGTGTTCCCATTTAGATATATTTACACTTTTCTTGTTGACAATGTCTTGGAACAAGCCTTCTTGTGATACACCATTGGTAGAAGGAGGGAGCCCCTGACATGATAGATTATTTTCATCTATATCATTCAAGAGTAAACTGTCCTGTTGCTGATTCTCAAACAATGAAGACTGGAACTGTTGCAGATCTTCCTCCATGTGATTTGGAACTGGTGACGTCTCACTGGCCTGTGAAAAGTCTGATGCCATTATTGATGGGGAAAACACAGCAGAAGTGTCACTTTGACTAAAAGAATCAGACATGGGGCTGACGTTTGCACTTGGCTCAAGAAGATTTTTAATCTTCCCTTTGTTCGAACGAGATGTGGGTTTTCTTGTAACCTTAGTCGGTTTGCTTGAAGCTTTGTTTGCTTGTGTTTTTGGCAGGGGTTTCCGCTGTGGCTTTGCCTGTTTggcttgttttgttgttgtcaatGTTGTTGCAGCAGCCGCTGCAGCTTCTTGTGCCTCTTGAAACTTTgccttaaaagaaaaacaaagggCTTCCTGAGTGATTACTATAAAATGATAAGATGGAGGACTTCTGTAAAAACAAATGGTCATTACATGGTCACCATATTACAATTCCAAATGTGATGTTCGCTGTTATAATTATCTATAAAAGGTGACAGGAA
The sequence above is a segment of the Nematostella vectensis chromosome 2, jaNemVect1.1, whole genome shotgun sequence genome. Coding sequences within it:
- the LOC5521131 gene encoding INO80 complex subunit D-B isoform X3, with protein sequence MFEGKNIHSSPIDGKLLCSYSEKLCKQRRLNGYAFCIRHVLEDKNAPFKQCQYVAKYNGQQCTNPIPFAEDRIYCNSHLQVLGLVPKKSRKKKASESIESDVDSVSNATVESRIKADVPPHLIAEKMAFLSPPVFPHRQKKIKSRINKKQPEILVTNKQKAHNKRPHGNNQDLFSFYGIDSDSSDNSDSEQLPWQQVWLSSDSDQELELPTLPDGKPKFTGASNSDTRTGKISRLSARLRRELHQLRRTLRAHRYRQPHFITTANALLKAAQTNTSACVDSILATSRPNRSAPMPFKVKMCAFTSAENLCKEKALPYTKYCKDHVTCDPNQVLYEQCTARFPDGLHCSVPVLDLVHERALCGEHARKKAKFQEAQEAAAAAATTLTTTKQAKQAKPQRKPLPKTQANKASSKPTKVTRKPTSRSNKGKIKNLLEPSANVSPMSDSFSQSDTSAVFSPSIMASDFSQASETSPVPNHMEEDLQQFQSSLFENQQQDSLLLNDIDENNLSCQGLPPSTNGVSQEGLFQDIVNKKSVNISKWEHISSVPVSVVTSTEIPARTNPPLNSEQIVLSKNALKGKSSPLNSKAKSSSKVKGKRNSKPKITHPNQGEILGLASNLDSELKDVKSRWTLSEDPMFSTSHSMLSTSELKTHGNGLSGPLSHSIESVLSPPQRSWPGIAISSTSNSYTSPLNSHTSQSRLTSPPFSPPTIPQHTSSVFTFDRPVPYQQTSMLSPTLSPASPSFLHSTSLKQSISYSQRDDLDSNRVHDPFLTPVDHEQPLLGTHFHQNSDTSLGDLRLR
- the LOC5521131 gene encoding INO80 complex subunit D-B isoform X2 encodes the protein MEDIRLNSSLSEPNYSRSLQSTDVEKKKSTGLNCVMFEGKNIHSSPIDGKLLCSYSEKLCKQRRLNGYAFCIRHVLEDKNAPFKQCQYVAKYNGQQCTNPIPFAEDRIYCNSHLQVLGLVPKKSRKKKASESIESDVDSVSNATVESRIKADVPPHLIAEKMAFLSPPVFPHRQKKIKSRINKKQPEILVTNKQKAHNKRPHGNNQDLFSFYGIDSDSSDNSDSEQLPWQQVWLSSDSDQELELPTLPDGKPKFTGASNSDTRTGKISRLSARLRRELHQLRRTLRAHRYRQPHFITTANALLKAAQTNTSACVDSILATSRPNRSAPMPFKVKMCAFTSAENLCKEKALPYTKYCKDHVTCDPNQVLYEQCTARFPDGLHCSVPVLDLVHERALCGEHARKKAKFQEAQEAAAAAATTLTTTKQAKQAKPQRKPLPKTQANKASSKPTKVTRKPTSRSNKGKIKNLLEPSANVSPMSDSFSQSDTSAVFSPSIMASDFSQASETSPVPNHMEEDLQQFQSSLFENQQQDSLLLNDIDENNLSCQGLPPSTNGVSQEGLFQDIVNKKSVNISKWEHISSVPVSVVTSTEIPARTNPPLNSEQIVLSKNALKGKSSPLNSKAKSSSKVKGKRNSKPKITHPNQGEILGLASNLDSELKDVKSRWTLSEDPMFSTSHSMLSTSELKTHGNGLSGPLSHSIESVLSPPQRSWPGIAISSTSNSYTSPLNSHTSQSRLTSPPFSPPTIPQHTSSVFTFDRPVPYQQTSMLSPTLSPASPSFLHSTSLKQSISYSQRDDLDSNRVHDPFLTPVDHEQPLLGTHFHQNSDTSLGDLRLR
- the LOC5521131 gene encoding INO80 complex subunit D-B isoform X1, which encodes MHILAERSSFVFVVQVFVEVLRPKTRVYADVEKKKSTGLNCVMFEGKNIHSSPIDGKLLCSYSEKLCKQRRLNGYAFCIRHVLEDKNAPFKQCQYVAKYNGQQCTNPIPFAEDRIYCNSHLQVLGLVPKKSRKKKASESIESDVDSVSNATVESRIKADVPPHLIAEKMAFLSPPVFPHRQKKIKSRINKKQPEILVTNKQKAHNKRPHGNNQDLFSFYGIDSDSSDNSDSEQLPWQQVWLSSDSDQELELPTLPDGKPKFTGASNSDTRTGKISRLSARLRRELHQLRRTLRAHRYRQPHFITTANALLKAAQTNTSACVDSILATSRPNRSAPMPFKVKMCAFTSAENLCKEKALPYTKYCKDHVTCDPNQVLYEQCTARFPDGLHCSVPVLDLVHERALCGEHARKKAKFQEAQEAAAAAATTLTTTKQAKQAKPQRKPLPKTQANKASSKPTKVTRKPTSRSNKGKIKNLLEPSANVSPMSDSFSQSDTSAVFSPSIMASDFSQASETSPVPNHMEEDLQQFQSSLFENQQQDSLLLNDIDENNLSCQGLPPSTNGVSQEGLFQDIVNKKSVNISKWEHISSVPVSVVTSTEIPARTNPPLNSEQIVLSKNALKGKSSPLNSKAKSSSKVKGKRNSKPKITHPNQGEILGLASNLDSELKDVKSRWTLSEDPMFSTSHSMLSTSELKTHGNGLSGPLSHSIESVLSPPQRSWPGIAISSTSNSYTSPLNSHTSQSRLTSPPFSPPTIPQHTSSVFTFDRPVPYQQTSMLSPTLSPASPSFLHSTSLKQSISYSQRDDLDSNRVHDPFLTPVDHEQPLLGTHFHQNSDTSLGDLRLR